A stretch of the Macaca thibetana thibetana isolate TM-01 chromosome X, ASM2454274v1, whole genome shotgun sequence genome encodes the following:
- the ZCCHC13 gene encoding zinc finger CCHC domain-containing protein 13: MSSKDFFACGRSGHWTRGCPRGGAGGQGGGGHGRGSQCSSTTLSYTCYRCGEFGHHAKNCVLLGNICYNCGRSGHIAKDCKEPKRERDQHCYTCGRLGHLACDCDHQKEQKCYSCGKLGHIQKDCAQVKCYRCGETGHVAINCSKASQVNCYRCGESGHLARECPSEATA; the protein is encoded by the coding sequence ATGAGCAGTAAGGATTTCTTCGCGTGTGGGCGCTCTGGCCATTGGACTCGGGGATGCCCTagaggaggagctggagggcAAGGAGGTGGAGGCCATGGCAGAGGTTCTCAATGCAGTTCCACCACCCTATCTTACACCTGTTACCGCTGCGGTGAGTTCGGTCATCATGCTAAGAACTGTGTCCTTCTCGGAAACATCTGCTACAACTGTGGGAGAAGCGGCCACATCGCCAAAGACTGTAAGGAACCTAAACGAGAGAGAGACCAACACTGTTATACCTGCGGCAGACTAGGACATCTGGCTTGTGATTGTGATCATCAGAAAGAGCAGAAATGCTACTCTTGCGGCAAACTTGGGCACATTCAGAAAGACTGCGCCCAGGTCAAGTGCTACCGATGCGGCGAAACTGGTCATGTGGCCATCAATTGTAGCAAGGCGAGCCAGGTCAACTGCTACCGCTGTGGCGAATCCGGACATCTAGCCAGGGAATGTCCCAGTGAGGCTACCGCTTAA